Proteins from one Microbacterium faecale genomic window:
- a CDS encoding tyrosine-protein phosphatase, translating into MNAIDVGGLFNVRASGIDAPWLLRSGAVDDLTPTGVERLRKLGVSVIVDLREPQEAIRAAHGIRVASVPIYDAEPPRIGRLEDIYAALIRDRGHALARAVAEIADAERAALVHCTAGKDRTGLVVALALLAAGADPADVVADYALSGRDVRPVREHVAREIAAAAPAELRQETLRLHLDSPPDAMRQLLHHVAELGGAAAYLRAHGLTDDQLDALRTKHGSAG; encoded by the coding sequence ATGAATGCGATCGACGTCGGCGGCCTCTTCAACGTGCGCGCGAGCGGCATCGACGCGCCGTGGTTGCTGCGGTCCGGCGCCGTGGACGACCTCACGCCCACCGGCGTCGAGCGCCTGCGCAAGCTCGGCGTCTCCGTCATCGTCGACCTTCGCGAACCGCAGGAGGCGATCCGTGCCGCGCACGGCATCCGTGTCGCATCCGTGCCGATCTACGACGCCGAACCGCCCCGCATCGGCCGCCTCGAGGACATCTACGCGGCGCTGATTCGGGATCGCGGGCATGCTCTCGCGCGCGCCGTCGCCGAGATCGCCGACGCCGAGCGCGCGGCGCTCGTGCACTGCACCGCGGGAAAGGACCGCACCGGCCTCGTCGTGGCGCTCGCGCTGCTTGCGGCCGGCGCCGACCCGGCTGATGTCGTGGCGGACTACGCGCTTTCGGGCCGCGACGTGCGCCCCGTGCGTGAGCACGTCGCACGTGAGATCGCCGCGGCAGCACCGGCCGAACTGCGCCAAGAGACCCTGCGGCTGCATCTCGACAGCCCTCCGGACGCCATGCGACAGCTGCTCCACCACGTTGCTGAGCTGGGCGGCGCGGCCGCGTACCTGCGCGCCCACGGGCTCACCGACGATCAGCTCGATGCGCTCCGGACCAAGCATGGATCCGCGGGATGA
- a CDS encoding MurR/RpiR family transcriptional regulator, whose amino-acid sequence MGTMTARPEISVLSRIRSASGSLGPSERRVSAIVLERPEHVTGWSTAELAEAAGTSTATVIRACQSLGFRGFQHLRLELARSAPMAERDADDAAGTFDDAVDAIRLAQESVDLARVDALCDRIRAAGRIVLVGNGFSGPPMQDFAMRLSTLGRSVEAPVDPLAQQFAAHTLGANDLCLALSYSGANVQSLRACTAAADRGAQVSLITSYARSPLGRIADVVVTTGPVGERHDIDPFFARLGHTIVLHTLVSALAANVDAPEVAEMRHVIADALADD is encoded by the coding sequence ATGGGGACGATGACGGCGCGGCCCGAGATCAGCGTGCTCTCGCGGATCCGGTCCGCATCGGGCTCCCTCGGCCCCAGCGAGCGACGCGTGTCGGCGATCGTTCTCGAGCGTCCGGAGCACGTGACGGGCTGGTCGACCGCCGAGCTCGCCGAGGCGGCCGGCACGTCGACGGCGACCGTCATTCGCGCCTGCCAGAGCCTCGGCTTCCGTGGCTTTCAGCACCTTCGTCTGGAGCTCGCGCGGTCCGCTCCGATGGCCGAACGTGACGCGGACGACGCGGCGGGAACGTTCGATGACGCAGTCGACGCGATCCGCCTGGCGCAGGAGAGCGTCGACCTCGCGCGCGTCGACGCGCTCTGCGACCGGATCCGTGCGGCCGGCCGCATCGTGCTTGTCGGCAACGGCTTCTCGGGGCCTCCCATGCAGGACTTCGCGATGCGGCTGAGTACCCTGGGCCGATCGGTCGAGGCGCCCGTGGATCCGCTCGCGCAGCAGTTCGCAGCACACACGCTCGGCGCGAATGACCTGTGCCTCGCCCTCAGCTACTCGGGCGCGAACGTGCAGTCCCTCCGTGCGTGCACGGCGGCCGCCGATCGCGGGGCGCAGGTGTCGCTCATTACGAGCTATGCGCGCTCGCCGCTCGGCCGCATCGCCGACGTCGTGGTGACAACGGGCCCGGTCGGGGAACGCCACGACATCGATCCGTTCTTCGCGCGCCTCGGCCACACGATCGTGCTGCACACGCTCGTCTCCGCGCTCGCCGCGAACGTCGATGCGCCCGAAGTGGCCGAGATGCGCCACGTCATCGCCGACGCCCTCGCCGACGACTGA